One Streptomyces sp. NBC_00554 DNA segment encodes these proteins:
- the mgt gene encoding macrolide-inactivating glycosyltransferase translates to MTSRRAHIAMFSIAAHGHVNPSIEVIRELVARGHRVTYAIPPVFADKVAATGAEPVLYTSTLPSPDDDPAAWGSTLLDNVEPFLADAIQALPQLVKAYEGDEPDLVLHDITSYPARVLAHRWGVPAVSLSPNLVAWTGYEEEVAEPMWAEPLKTERGQAYYARFEAWLAENGITQHPDPFTGRPARSLVLIPKALQPHADRVDETVHTFVGACQGDRAAQGEWQRPAGVEKVLLVSLGSSFTKQPDFYRECVKAFGELPGWHVVLGIGKFVDPAELGEVPGNVEVHQWVPQLSVLRQADVFITHAGAGGSQEGLATGTPMVAVPQAVDQFGNADMLQALGVARHLSMEEATAENLRETVLALAADSGVASRLHEIQEQMAGEGGTRRAADLIEAELPADVQV, encoded by the coding sequence ATGACTTCACGACGAGCCCATATCGCCATGTTCTCGATTGCCGCCCACGGGCACGTGAACCCGAGCATCGAGGTGATCCGGGAGCTCGTCGCGCGCGGGCACCGGGTCACGTACGCGATTCCGCCGGTCTTCGCCGACAAGGTCGCGGCGACCGGCGCCGAACCCGTCCTCTACACCTCGACGCTGCCGTCTCCCGACGACGACCCCGCTGCCTGGGGGAGCACCCTCCTCGACAACGTCGAACCCTTCCTGGCGGACGCGATCCAGGCGCTGCCGCAGCTCGTGAAGGCGTACGAGGGTGACGAGCCGGACCTCGTGCTGCACGACATCACGTCCTACCCGGCCCGTGTCCTCGCGCACCGCTGGGGCGTCCCGGCCGTCTCCCTGTCGCCGAACCTCGTCGCCTGGACCGGCTACGAGGAGGAGGTCGCCGAGCCGATGTGGGCGGAGCCGCTCAAGACCGAGCGCGGACAGGCGTACTACGCACGCTTCGAGGCCTGGCTGGCGGAGAACGGGATCACGCAGCACCCTGACCCGTTCACCGGCCGTCCCGCCCGCTCCCTCGTACTGATCCCGAAGGCGCTCCAGCCGCACGCGGACCGGGTGGACGAGACGGTCCACACCTTCGTCGGCGCCTGCCAGGGCGACCGGGCGGCGCAGGGCGAGTGGCAGCGGCCCGCGGGAGTCGAAAAGGTGCTGCTCGTGTCGCTGGGCTCCAGTTTCACCAAGCAGCCCGACTTCTACCGGGAGTGCGTCAAGGCGTTCGGCGAGCTGCCCGGCTGGCATGTCGTGCTGGGGATCGGGAAGTTCGTCGACCCCGCCGAGCTGGGCGAGGTGCCCGGCAATGTGGAGGTGCACCAGTGGGTGCCGCAGCTCTCGGTCCTCCGTCAGGCCGACGTGTTCATCACCCACGCGGGGGCGGGCGGCAGCCAGGAGGGGCTGGCCACCGGGACGCCGATGGTCGCCGTACCTCAGGCCGTCGACCAGTTCGGGAACGCCGACATGCTCCAGGCGCTCGGCGTCGCCCGTCACCTATCGATGGAGGAGGCGACGGCCGAGAACCTGCGTGAGACCGTCCTCGCACTGGCCGCGGATTCCGGGGTGGCGAGCCGCCTGCACGAGATCCAGGAGCAGATGGCGGGGGAGGGCGGCACAAGGCGGGCAGCCGACCTCATCGAGGCCGAACTGCCCGCCGACGTACAGGTGTAG
- a CDS encoding ABC transporter substrate-binding protein: MRTRWILALVMGLLLTACSSDDGGSDGRITLRFQSLAWQEESVDANKELVEEWNAVHPDVKVEYVQGSWDSVHDQLLTSFEGGEAPDIIHDASDDLADFAYGGYLAELGELLPERLKSDIPQRSWETATFGDGIYGVPFLQEPRVLIANAEWLKESGVRIPTPENPWTWEEFRSIAKELSGEGKYGVAWPLKEPVSATLNLSLSTSGQMFHRGEDGKVTVRFDSADEVVPRTVHDEVNTDGSASSTTLGMGGSDTLPGFFGGKYAMVPLGFSYRQQIVQQAPKGFDWQVLPAPAGADGLTQGVSPQTLSIAEDSPHKKEAAEFIDFLLQPKNMVRLALGDWMLPTGTEALKDPALHTTKDDWATGTALAAQLRSAPAQSVRGYPEWKDKVATPAFQEYYSGAIDLDELRKRLVEDGNLVLARYQR, translated from the coding sequence ATGCGTACGCGATGGATCCTCGCGCTGGTCATGGGGCTGCTGCTCACGGCCTGCTCCTCGGACGACGGCGGCTCCGACGGACGGATCACCCTCCGATTCCAGTCACTCGCCTGGCAGGAGGAGTCCGTCGACGCCAACAAGGAGCTGGTGGAGGAGTGGAACGCCGTACATCCGGACGTCAAGGTCGAGTATGTGCAGGGGAGTTGGGACAGCGTCCACGACCAGCTGCTCACCTCCTTCGAGGGCGGTGAGGCGCCGGACATCATCCATGACGCCTCGGACGACCTCGCGGACTTCGCGTACGGCGGATACCTCGCGGAACTCGGTGAGTTGCTGCCCGAGCGGCTGAAGTCCGACATCCCGCAGCGCAGTTGGGAGACGGCGACCTTCGGGGACGGGATCTACGGAGTGCCGTTCCTCCAGGAGCCGCGTGTCCTCATCGCCAACGCCGAGTGGCTCAAGGAGTCGGGCGTCCGCATTCCGACGCCCGAGAACCCCTGGACGTGGGAGGAGTTCCGCTCGATCGCCAAGGAGCTGAGCGGCGAGGGAAAGTACGGGGTCGCCTGGCCGCTCAAGGAGCCGGTCTCCGCGACGCTCAACCTCTCCCTCTCCACCAGCGGGCAGATGTTCCACCGGGGCGAGGACGGCAAGGTGACGGTCCGTTTCGACTCGGCCGACGAGGTGGTGCCGAGGACGGTTCACGACGAGGTGAACACGGACGGGAGCGCGTCGAGTACGACGCTCGGCATGGGCGGCTCCGACACGCTGCCCGGGTTCTTCGGCGGCAAGTACGCGATGGTCCCGCTCGGCTTCTCCTACCGGCAGCAGATCGTCCAGCAGGCACCCAAGGGCTTCGACTGGCAAGTGCTGCCCGCTCCGGCGGGCGCGGACGGCCTCACCCAGGGCGTCAGCCCGCAGACCCTCTCCATCGCAGAGGACAGCCCGCACAAGAAGGAGGCCGCCGAGTTCATCGACTTCCTGCTCCAGCCGAAGAACATGGTCCGGCTCGCCCTCGGCGACTGGATGCTGCCCACCGGCACCGAGGCACTCAAGGACCCCGCCCTGCACACCACCAAGGACGACTGGGCGACCGGCACCGCGCTCGCCGCCCAGCTGCGCTCGGCGCCCGCCCAGTCCGTGCGCGGCTACCCCGAGTGGAAGGACAAGGTCGCGACGCCCGCGTTCCAGGAGTACTACAGCGGGGCGATCGACCTCGATGAGCTGCGAAAACGGCTGGTGGAGGACGGGAATCTGGTGCTGGCCCGCTATCAGAGGTAG
- a CDS encoding carbohydrate ABC transporter permease, which yields MRTSKGARVGQYLALLGYLVFLAFPFVWLISTAFKPPRELASLHPTWIPRNPTLANFRQAFDEQPLLQAAFNSLVAALGAAVIAVLVATPMAYVMARHRTRLAKAATGWVVVSQAFPFVLVIIPLFLVLKNLRLINSLPGLVMVYVVWALPFALWMLVGYVRAVPTELEEAAAVDGAGKLRTLVSITAPLLAPGIVATALFAFISAWNEFFFALVLLKTPEKQTLPVVLTHFIGAEGVADLGPLAAAAFLATLPSLVVFAIIQKRITGGMLAGAVKS from the coding sequence ATGAGGACCAGCAAGGGCGCCCGCGTCGGCCAGTACCTCGCACTCCTCGGCTATCTCGTCTTCCTCGCCTTCCCCTTCGTCTGGCTGATCTCTACCGCCTTCAAGCCCCCGCGCGAGCTGGCGAGCCTGCACCCCACCTGGATCCCCAGGAATCCCACCCTCGCCAACTTCCGGCAGGCCTTCGACGAACAGCCTTTGCTGCAGGCCGCGTTCAACTCCCTCGTCGCGGCGCTCGGCGCGGCGGTCATCGCCGTACTGGTCGCGACCCCGATGGCGTACGTCATGGCCCGGCACCGAACCCGGCTCGCGAAGGCCGCCACCGGGTGGGTGGTGGTCAGCCAGGCGTTCCCGTTCGTGCTCGTGATCATCCCGCTGTTCCTGGTCCTCAAGAACCTCCGGCTGATCAACTCACTGCCGGGGCTGGTCATGGTGTACGTGGTGTGGGCGCTGCCGTTCGCGCTGTGGATGCTGGTGGGCTATGTACGGGCCGTGCCCACCGAGTTGGAGGAGGCCGCGGCGGTCGACGGGGCGGGGAAACTGCGCACCCTCGTCTCCATCACCGCGCCGCTGCTCGCGCCCGGCATCGTGGCGACGGCGCTGTTCGCGTTCATCAGTGCGTGGAACGAGTTCTTCTTCGCGCTCGTGCTCCTCAAGACCCCGGAGAAACAGACGCTGCCGGTCGTCCTCACCCACTTCATCGGAGCCGAGGGTGTCGCGGACCTCGGCCCGCTCGCGGCAGCGGCGTTCCTCGCGACCCTCCCGTCGCTGGTCGTCTTCGCGATCATCCAGAAGCGGATCACGGGCGGCATGCTCGCCGGGGCGGTGAAGAGCTGA
- a CDS encoding sugar ABC transporter permease, translating into MTLATATRRSTKRARGGGGERRPADHGAWFLVLPALIPILVLSVGPLLYGIALAFTDSQSGRTRSTQWIGVLNFQDLLHDTLFWDSFRIGLLWAVGVTVPQFLLALGLALLLNQELRLRWLARALAIVPWAMPEVVVGVMWRLVYNPDAGILNETLRDLGLGDGRDWLSGLATALPAVIVVGVWAGMPQTTVALLAGLQNTPRELHEAAAMDGAGAWRRFRTVTWPALRPVALAITALNLIWNFNSFALVYVLTNGGPGGRTRLPMLFAYEEAFRYGQFGYAAAMGCVMVALISVLLAVFLVGRLRGGEDA; encoded by the coding sequence GTGACATTGGCGACCGCGACGAGGCGGTCAACGAAGCGTGCGCGCGGCGGGGGCGGGGAGCGTCGTCCCGCCGACCACGGCGCCTGGTTCCTGGTGCTGCCCGCGCTGATCCCGATCCTGGTGCTCAGCGTCGGACCGCTGCTGTACGGGATCGCGCTGGCGTTCACCGACTCGCAGTCGGGGCGGACCCGGTCCACGCAGTGGATCGGCGTGCTCAACTTCCAGGACCTGCTGCACGACACACTGTTCTGGGACTCGTTCCGGATCGGGCTGCTGTGGGCGGTCGGGGTGACCGTGCCGCAGTTCCTCCTCGCGCTGGGACTTGCCCTCCTGCTCAACCAGGAGCTCCGCCTGCGCTGGCTCGCGCGCGCCCTCGCGATCGTCCCCTGGGCGATGCCCGAGGTCGTCGTCGGCGTCATGTGGCGGCTGGTCTACAACCCGGACGCCGGCATCCTCAACGAGACCCTGCGCGACCTCGGCCTCGGTGACGGCCGCGACTGGCTCAGCGGTCTGGCGACCGCCCTGCCCGCCGTCATCGTCGTCGGCGTCTGGGCGGGCATGCCCCAGACGACGGTGGCCCTGCTCGCCGGCCTGCAGAACACGCCGCGCGAACTGCACGAGGCCGCCGCGATGGACGGCGCCGGAGCCTGGCGCCGCTTCCGGACGGTCACCTGGCCCGCCCTGAGGCCGGTGGCGCTCGCCATCACCGCGCTCAACCTGATCTGGAACTTCAACTCCTTCGCGCTGGTCTACGTACTCACCAACGGCGGACCCGGCGGCCGGACCCGGCTGCCCATGCTCTTCGCCTACGAAGAGGCCTTCCGCTACGGCCAGTTCGGCTACGCCGCGGCGATGGGCTGCGTGATGGTCGCGCTGATCTCGGTCCTCCTCGCCGTCTTCCTCGTCGGCCGCCTGAGGGGAGGTGAGGACGCATGA
- a CDS encoding phosphotransferase enzyme family protein, whose amino-acid sequence MDEAQARNVLAAAGVLPEPVREATLLALGENAVFAAGDLVVKVGRDAELLDRARRELDIAAWLADAGVPAVRAAEPKARLVDGHPVTVWHRLPDPVRPTEPRDLAELLRVVHALPSPAFELPPRELLGGVERWLRLAGDAINPSDAAYLRARRDGFATAASALTPHLPPGPIHGDALPRNVHVGPDGPVLVDLETFSADLREHDLVVMALSRDRYGLPAEAYDSFTETYGWDVRAWEGCSVLRGARETASCAWVAQHAPANPKALAEFERRVASLRDGDESVRWYSF is encoded by the coding sequence ATGGACGAGGCACAGGCGCGGAACGTACTGGCCGCGGCGGGTGTGCTGCCGGAGCCGGTGCGGGAGGCGACGCTCCTCGCCCTGGGCGAGAACGCGGTGTTCGCCGCCGGTGACCTGGTCGTCAAGGTGGGGCGCGACGCCGAACTCCTCGACCGCGCAAGGCGGGAGCTAGACATCGCGGCCTGGCTCGCCGACGCGGGCGTCCCGGCGGTGCGGGCGGCGGAACCCAAAGCGCGGCTGGTCGACGGTCACCCGGTGACGGTGTGGCACCGGCTGCCCGATCCCGTACGCCCCACGGAGCCCCGAGATCTGGCCGAACTGCTACGGGTGGTGCACGCCCTCCCTTCTCCCGCCTTCGAGTTGCCGCCCCGCGAACTGCTGGGCGGTGTGGAGCGGTGGCTGCGTCTGGCAGGCGACGCAATCAATCCTTCGGACGCGGCGTATCTGCGGGCCCGGCGCGACGGCTTCGCGACGGCCGCGTCAGCCCTGACCCCGCACCTTCCGCCCGGCCCGATCCATGGCGACGCGCTGCCCCGCAACGTCCATGTCGGCCCCGACGGCCCGGTCCTGGTCGACCTGGAGACCTTCTCCGCCGACCTCCGCGAGCACGACCTGGTGGTCATGGCCCTGTCCCGCGACCGCTACGGGCTGCCTGCCGAGGCGTACGACTCCTTCACCGAGACGTACGGCTGGGACGTCCGTGCGTGGGAGGGCTGTTCCGTGCTCCGGGGAGCGCGCGAGACCGCCAGCTGCGCCTGGGTCGCCCAGCACGCGCCGGCCAACCCGAAGGCGCTGGCGGAGTTCGAGCGGAGGGTGGCGTCGCTGCGGGACGGCGACGAGAGCGTGCGCTGGTACTCGTTCTGA
- a CDS encoding LysR family transcriptional regulator gives MDERQLKILRELGELGSVTAVAEALLVTPSAISQQLRLLQRAIPVPLTERQGRRLVLTDAGQALAGAAVEVETALARARHTVDEFLDRPDGEVSVAAFHSAGSTFFPPLLRGLAGPGRPVLALADEDVAQDDFPRLTREYDLVLAHRLDHAPPWPRTVTVTTLLREPLDVAMPADHPLAAKRRVSPRDVADQPWITVHDGFPVMATIEAIAAAAGRPLHLAHRINEFAVVAEAVAAGGGLALMPRWTTRPHPALVLKPLSGVQARRHIDALHRPERTARKAVRTVLAELRRAARTIQARDTGEPWPALEARGTSVPPDPDR, from the coding sequence GTGGACGAAAGGCAGCTGAAGATCCTGCGGGAGCTCGGCGAACTGGGCAGCGTCACCGCGGTCGCCGAGGCGCTGCTGGTGACGCCCTCGGCGATCTCGCAGCAACTGCGGCTGCTGCAGCGGGCGATCCCGGTCCCGCTCACCGAGCGCCAGGGCCGACGGCTGGTGCTCACCGACGCCGGACAGGCGCTGGCGGGCGCGGCGGTCGAGGTGGAGACGGCTCTGGCACGGGCCCGGCACACGGTCGACGAGTTCCTCGACCGGCCCGACGGCGAGGTGTCGGTGGCGGCGTTCCACAGTGCGGGTTCGACGTTCTTCCCGCCGCTGCTGCGCGGCCTCGCCGGACCCGGCAGGCCGGTTCTGGCGCTGGCGGACGAGGACGTGGCGCAGGACGACTTCCCCCGGCTGACCCGGGAGTACGACCTCGTCCTCGCCCATCGCCTCGACCACGCCCCGCCGTGGCCGCGCACGGTGACCGTGACCACACTGCTGCGCGAGCCGCTCGACGTGGCGATGCCCGCCGACCACCCGCTCGCCGCCAAGCGGCGGGTCTCCCCACGGGATGTGGCCGACCAGCCGTGGATCACGGTGCACGACGGCTTCCCGGTCATGGCCACCATCGAGGCCATCGCCGCCGCGGCCGGCCGCCCGCTCCATCTCGCGCACCGCATCAACGAGTTCGCGGTGGTCGCCGAGGCCGTCGCCGCCGGGGGCGGCCTCGCGCTGATGCCCCGCTGGACCACGCGGCCGCACCCCGCGCTGGTCCTGAAGCCGCTCAGCGGCGTACAGGCCAGACGGCACATCGACGCGCTGCACCGCCCCGAGCGCACGGCCCGCAAGGCGGTACGCACGGTCCTGGCGGAGCTGCGCCGGGCCGCCCGCACGATCCAGGCCCGGGACACGGGCGAACCGTGGCCGGCTCTCGAGGCCCGCGGCACATCCGTACCCCCGGACCCGGACCGGTAG
- a CDS encoding DMT family transporter: protein MSDTRRTDLVLLLVALVWGSSYLSAQTATSALPVLVVLFVRYAFSALACLGLVAARRGGPRGARRWTRDEIRAGVPLGVTQAAVLVVETYGVAHTSAANAGLIISLTIVLTPLLDRAGRRGGLPPVFFAAAGVCVLAVGLLMSGNGFHGLRLGDLLMLVAALVRAVHVVLVGRLTARRSIRPLHLTAVQTLVGSALFLAPAAHDLPTLAHADTATWAQLVYLALFCSVFAFLAQTWAVQRTSASRASLLLGTEPIWAAAVGITLGGEHLTWLTGLGAALMVGGTYWGQSVERAHRSAAEPMRTGETAVTAATAQGTEARSATAQRLESATAHRLEKDTPCPTTTLTGS, encoded by the coding sequence GTGTCCGACACCCGCCGTACCGATCTGGTACTCCTCCTTGTCGCGCTCGTCTGGGGTTCCAGCTATCTGTCCGCCCAGACGGCCACTTCCGCCCTGCCCGTTCTGGTCGTCCTGTTCGTGCGGTACGCGTTCTCCGCGCTCGCCTGCCTCGGCCTCGTCGCCGCCCGCCGGGGCGGACCCCGGGGCGCGCGCCGGTGGACCCGTGACGAGATCCGGGCCGGGGTGCCGCTGGGGGTCACCCAGGCCGCCGTCCTCGTCGTGGAGACGTACGGTGTCGCGCACACCAGCGCCGCCAATGCCGGGCTGATCATCAGCCTGACCATCGTGCTCACCCCGCTCCTCGACCGCGCCGGCCGGCGCGGCGGGCTGCCTCCCGTGTTCTTCGCCGCCGCCGGGGTGTGTGTCCTGGCGGTCGGACTCCTGATGTCCGGCAACGGCTTCCACGGTCTCCGTCTCGGCGACCTGCTGATGCTCGTCGCCGCGCTGGTGCGGGCGGTGCATGTCGTGCTCGTCGGACGGCTCACCGCACGCCGGTCGATACGCCCGCTGCACCTGACGGCGGTGCAGACCCTCGTCGGCTCGGCCCTGTTCCTGGCACCGGCCGCGCACGACCTGCCGACGCTGGCCCACGCCGACACCGCGACCTGGGCGCAGCTCGTCTATCTCGCCCTGTTCTGCAGCGTGTTCGCGTTCCTCGCCCAGACGTGGGCCGTGCAGCGCACTTCGGCCAGCCGGGCCAGCCTGCTCCTTGGCACCGAACCGATCTGGGCCGCCGCGGTGGGCATCACCCTCGGCGGCGAACACCTCACCTGGCTCACCGGCCTCGGCGCGGCCCTGATGGTCGGCGGCACCTACTGGGGCCAGTCCGTGGAACGGGCCCATCGCAGCGCCGCCGAGCCCATGCGGACCGGCGAAACCGCCGTCACCGCCGCGACGGCGCAGGGCACCGAGGCTCGCAGCGCTACAGCTCAACGCCTTGAAAGCGCCACAGCTCATCGCCTCGAAAAGGACACCCCATGCCCGACGACGACACTTACCGGCAGCTGA
- a CDS encoding YbaK/EbsC family protein encodes MPDDDTYRQLISLLDTSSVDYRLIDHEPEGATDTVSALRGHPVSQAAKCIVLRVKVDRRTTRHVLAVVPGDRRVDLDAVRTLFAARYVGFSDAETAQRLARAVPGSVLPFSFDPDLELVADPDVVAQPRLYFNAARLDRSLVISGPAYAELARPRVAHIASPAPA; translated from the coding sequence ATGCCCGACGACGACACTTACCGGCAGCTGATCTCCCTCCTCGACACCTCCTCCGTCGACTACCGCCTCATCGACCACGAACCCGAGGGCGCCACCGACACCGTCAGCGCGCTGCGCGGACACCCCGTCTCCCAGGCCGCCAAGTGCATCGTCCTGCGGGTCAAGGTCGACCGCCGCACCACACGTCATGTGCTCGCGGTCGTCCCCGGAGACCGGCGGGTGGACCTGGACGCCGTACGGACACTCTTCGCGGCCCGCTATGTCGGTTTCAGCGACGCGGAGACCGCGCAGCGCCTGGCCCGGGCCGTCCCCGGCAGCGTCCTCCCGTTCAGCTTCGACCCCGACCTCGAACTCGTTGCCGACCCGGACGTAGTCGCACAGCCGCGGCTGTACTTCAACGCCGCCCGCCTGGACCGCTCCCTGGTCATCTCGGGCCCCGCCTACGCCGAACTCGCCCGGCCGCGGGTCGCGCACATTGCGAGCCCGGCGCCGGCGTGA
- a CDS encoding 3'-5' exonuclease — MGWHRELLIGFDLETTGTDPREARIVTGAVIEVKDSEPIGRREWLADPGVEIPADAVAVHGISNERAAAEGKPADQVADAIAGVLVAYWKTGVPVVAYNAAFDLTLLSAELRRYGLPSLRDRLGGVDPAPVIDPYTIDRSVDRYRRGKRNLEAVCTEYGVSLDTAHDASADALAAAKLACAIADRHPKVAALGPAELHRRQIEWYAEWAADFQSFLRRKGETDAVVDGTWPLRELADEPVPTD, encoded by the coding sequence ATGGGCTGGCACCGGGAGCTGCTGATCGGCTTCGACCTGGAGACGACCGGGACGGATCCGCGCGAGGCGCGCATCGTCACGGGTGCCGTGATCGAGGTCAAGGATTCAGAGCCCATAGGGCGCCGTGAGTGGCTGGCCGATCCGGGCGTGGAGATTCCGGCGGACGCGGTGGCGGTGCACGGGATCTCGAACGAACGGGCGGCCGCCGAGGGCAAGCCCGCCGATCAGGTGGCCGACGCGATCGCGGGGGTCCTCGTCGCGTACTGGAAGACGGGCGTGCCCGTCGTCGCCTACAACGCGGCCTTCGACCTGACCCTGCTCTCCGCGGAGCTGCGGCGGTACGGTCTGCCGTCGCTGCGCGACCGGCTGGGCGGCGTGGATCCGGCGCCCGTCATCGACCCGTACACGATCGACCGCTCCGTGGACCGCTACCGCCGCGGCAAGCGCAACCTGGAAGCGGTCTGCACGGAGTACGGGGTGTCTCTGGACACCGCCCACGACGCCTCGGCCGACGCGCTCGCCGCGGCCAAGCTGGCCTGTGCGATAGCCGACCGCCACCCGAAGGTCGCGGCCCTCGGCCCGGCGGAGCTGCACCGCCGGCAGATCGAGTGGTACGCCGAGTGGGCCGCCGACTTCCAGAGCTTCCTGCGTCGCAAGGGCGAGACGGACGCGGTGGTGGACGGCACGTGGCCCTTGCGGGAGTTGGCGGACGAGCCGGTTCCGACGGACTGA
- a CDS encoding SAV2148 family HEPN domain-containing protein translates to MGSGGLELPPGDEGHEGNSTDVPPGAVSLARPMEMGSIGPELDWGADAWREVRTRAQRAGRAYIWLNLVEQRLRAVVAAVLRPIYEPVHGDEWVVAAAGPAGQEWVQRAVAVREVSRRKGYLLDPADDNVLSFLTLPQLRELMVQHWPCFEPYFDERRDVELALDELEVTRNVVSRNRALSEAVLAQAERAASKLLEILGAGSDVPSARRLPVDAVENLVGDRYADVVGVHSDRVRLLRQFPAEDLFGGARRLDAIGIGLNLLVQNFSGRRLVRLAESGCRVRLLFLNPASSAVKRRERELGIKRGELSRAVEMNILHMRRVRSKLRDPGAFEIQVYDETPRFTAYLVDGDGSDGIAVVQSYLRRTRGMEAPVLVLRGGGRVVKPDEVDEEGLFSTYREEFEVAWADSRPVS, encoded by the coding sequence GTGGGCTCGGGAGGGCTGGAGTTGCCTCCTGGTGACGAGGGTCACGAGGGGAACTCCACAGATGTCCCACCCGGCGCGGTGTCCCTGGCGCGGCCGATGGAAATGGGATCTATTGGACCGGAGTTGGACTGGGGCGCCGACGCCTGGCGCGAGGTGCGTACGCGCGCCCAGCGAGCCGGGCGCGCCTACATCTGGCTGAACCTGGTCGAGCAGCGGCTGCGCGCGGTCGTGGCCGCTGTTCTCCGTCCCATCTACGAACCCGTCCACGGCGACGAATGGGTGGTCGCCGCCGCCGGACCCGCCGGACAGGAGTGGGTGCAGCGCGCGGTCGCCGTACGCGAAGTCAGCCGCCGCAAGGGGTACTTGCTCGACCCCGCCGATGACAACGTGCTCAGTTTCCTGACCCTGCCGCAGCTGCGCGAGCTGATGGTGCAGCACTGGCCGTGCTTCGAGCCCTACTTCGACGAGCGCCGCGACGTCGAACTCGCCCTGGACGAACTGGAAGTCACCCGGAACGTCGTCTCGCGCAACCGGGCGCTGTCCGAGGCGGTCCTCGCGCAGGCCGAGCGTGCCGCGTCGAAACTCCTGGAGATACTCGGCGCCGGCAGCGACGTGCCCTCCGCGCGCAGACTGCCCGTCGACGCCGTCGAGAACCTGGTCGGCGACCGGTACGCGGACGTGGTCGGCGTGCACTCCGACCGGGTGCGGCTGCTGCGGCAGTTCCCCGCCGAGGACCTGTTCGGCGGCGCCCGCCGTCTCGACGCCATCGGCATCGGCCTGAACCTGCTGGTGCAGAACTTCTCCGGGCGGCGGCTCGTGCGGCTCGCCGAGTCGGGCTGCCGGGTGCGGCTGCTGTTCCTGAACCCCGCCTCCAGTGCGGTGAAGCGGCGCGAGCGGGAACTCGGCATAAAGCGCGGCGAGTTGAGCCGCGCCGTGGAGATGAACATCCTGCATATGCGGCGGGTGCGGTCCAAGCTGCGCGACCCGGGCGCCTTCGAGATCCAGGTCTACGACGAGACACCCCGCTTCACCGCGTACCTCGTGGACGGGGACGGCTCGGACGGCATCGCGGTCGTGCAGTCCTATCTGCGCCGGACGCGCGGCATGGAGGCGCCGGTGCTGGTGCTGCGCGGCGGTGGCCGGGTGGTCAAACCGGACGAGGTCGACGAAGAGGGGCTTTTCTCCACATACCGCGAGGAGTTCGAGGTGGCCTGGGCGGATTCACGGCCGGTGTCCTGA